The region AGAGAATCTGGATATCTCTGAGACACGGGAAGAGGACAGAGGAGACGAAGACGATGAGGTGAACAAGCCGAATGAAATAATGGAAGAAAATAACGAGGAAGAGAGTGGAAGTGAGAAAGAAGAGGAAGAAACAGACAAGAAGCGAGAGAACAAAAAAACAGACAGAGGTGGGGGGAAACAGACAGAAACTAAtgaggaagaagaggaggatggtgaagaagaggaggaggaagcagagcagaaagaaatgaaacagagagaaacaagtgaagaagaagaacaggaaGAGGAGagtgaggaggaggaagaggaagaggaagcaGAGCAGAAAGAAATTAAACGGAGCGAAACAAGTgaagaagaagaacaggaaGAAGAGAGTGAGGAGGAGGAACAGGAAGCAGAGCAAGAAGAAATGAAACAGAGAGAAACAAGTgaagaagaagaacaggaaGAGGAGagtgaggaggaggaagaggaacaggaagcagagcagaaagaaatgaaacagagagaaacaagtgaagaagaagaacaggaaGAGGAGagtgaggaggaggaagaggaacaggaagcagagcagaaagaaatgaaacagagagaaacaagtgaagaagaagaacaggaaGAAGAgagtgaggaggaggaggaggaggaggaggaacaGAAGGCAGAGCAGAAAGGAATGAAACAGAGAGAAACAAGTgaagaagaagaacaggaaGAAGAgagtgaggaggaggaggaggaagcagaGCAGAAAGAAATGAAACGGAGAGAAACTAGTgaagaagaagaacaggaaGAAGAGagtgaggaggaggaagaggaacaGGAAGCAGAGCAGAAAGGAATGAAACGGAGAGAAACTAGTgaagaagaagaacaggaaGAAGTGagtgaggaagaggaggaggaggaagcagagcagaaagaaatgaatataaaagagaaaaacaggatgaaacagagagaaacaagtgaagaagaagaacaggaaGAAGAAGGtgatgaagaggaggaggaagaggaggaggaagaaacaGAGAAGAAAGATAAAATTGGGAGGAAACAGACAGAAACtactgaagaagaagaagaaggtgAGGAGGAAGgtgaagaggaggaagaagaaggTGAGGAAGAAAAGACCAAAAAAGTACCAAAACAGAGAGCCAAACCGAACGTGTTACCTGCGCGCAGACAGACAAAtgcacagagagacagacagaagacTAGACAAAGAGATCAACAGAATGTTAAAGGGAAGAAACAAGCAGATAGTGGTGCTCAGGACCCTCAGTTCTGGAACAGTGTCCTACCACAGTATCTAAACCTTAAATGATCCCAAGGTCTGCACACTACAAGCACAGAGACCCCAAACATCTGCCTGTATACGTACAGTTCACAGGACTTGACATTTCAAAAGTGCTGTGAATCACAGTTCTTTAAACGGCGAAACTTAAAATGGTGGACGGGTGATGGAGATTGAGCTAAACATGAACATAAAAGATGGTTTGTATTCTGCTTTAGTATGAGATATGGCTCTAAAAGGGCTGGATGTTTCTCACTTCTATGAGGATTCTTGTTTATCAAGTGCCTTGACTAAAATTATTCCATACATATTCTGTTACAGTATATATTGTCATAGTGTTTAtatgaatgttattttttaagcacagatgtgtaaaatatttatttctgtgtaCATGGAAAATAAACCACACAACTTCTTTGGTGAAAATGTTCATGTTACTGTTCTATTGACATTCCTTTTCCAAGACCTAGTCTGTAATCAGCAGCATACCAGACGTTACTGTAAATGATAACTGCAATTTAAAAGTGCAAGAGAACAGAGAGTTGCAAACCTATGATTTGACTGTTAAGTTAATAAGATTTGGCTATCAAGTGCTGTTGCTGAAGAAAAGGGAATGCTTGATACATGATTTCTTTGGCtaagaaattattaaatacaatgttttctagctctcagttttaatttttgagATGTTTAGCTGTATCTATAAGGAGCCTGGCAATTGAATTTCCCTTTTATGATGGTTCATACATACCCAAACTCCACTTTTGAGAACTTCTGTATTCCCTAGTCAAAAATCCTATTGGAATTCCTCCTATGTAATGTCTATGTAGACCAAAATAATTTGAAGTAAATCTCATAAGAGATTTACCTTAACTGTTCAGTACATACAATATTTTTTCCAAGTTCAATAGGACtccaataataaataataataataatttaactgTTACTTAGGTGTCCCAATAACCTACTTTTTAGGGTCTCTGCAGCACTAATAACAGTTCACATTGTATACTTGTGTACCAAAAGTCCACGCGCCGCTCTGTGCGCGCGCTCTTGCTGGATGAAGAGCTCTCGTATTTCTATTGAGGAGGCGGGATCGGGCTTGTGCTCTGGTTCTATCGTTGGAATGTAATCGAGGTCTCCCAGCAGCTCCTGGACTTCCTAAAGATGGACACCtggatgtgtgtgtatatgatagTGGGACTTCAGCTGTCCGGGAGCTTTGCGTATGACGGTAAGAGACCCTTCCAAACTGATTCTGAACTGAGTCTCGCGCTGTGAGCTTTGATCAATCAAAATGTGTTGATCATTAGGCTACTTATCAAACTAATGCAAAGTTGtgcaaaaatcagagggaataGAGTATTTGTGCATTTGAGAGTTTTCCCGTGCTGTTTCTGCTAGCTTTACTCTGTTAGGGACAGTATATTTCAACAGAGCTCAGAGTGTTTACGTGGACGCTTTTGGGGCTGTTTGGGGGGAAAGAACGGGGGTAAATTCCTTAAATCCAGGGAAAAGACACTGAACTCTTTCATGTGAAAACGCATTTATGATTTGTCACCAGTAGGACACTGCGCACCCGGTCGATCTGCTCAATACTGATGGGACATCTTTTGAGTGCTTTGCCTTTTTTGTGATAGTGACATACAGTATAATAATGTCATGTCTTCTGGACAGTGAGTTAGCAGTGTGTCCCAAGAGGCAGCAAAGCTTTATTAAGATCATTGTCAGCATTTACAATATTTCCAAGCATATAGAGCAGACATGTTGAACGGTCTTTTGTCTCAAGTCCAAGTCTTAAAATCCTTTTTGGACTTGTAGCAGGacagttaatatatattaataccaTGCACTTTTAATATTAAGTTTGTTCATTATCCTTCATTATCCATTTAGGCTACTACAATTTTCAGGCAGGTTTTCAAGTGCCTACACAATAGGGTAATATTTATTCTTGCAGTTATAAAGATTATGTTATTCATCATGAGTCATTTGGAGCTCATGTCAAATCTCTAGTTTCAAATAAATTGCTTAGTTAAGTCTCAAGTTAACAGAATAAAATAGTAATCATATGATACAATGACTGAATTTTACAATAGGCTAATTGAATTTACATAAGAAATTCTACATGCAAAATATGGAACAACTAGTAATAAATCATCACTGGAGGTGCATATTAATATGCTGGTGTTGTGCTATTCACTGTCCTTCAGAATATGACACGCTAATACATAACTAGCTGCCAAAGGGGCTGTGTACCTCTCCCAGaatgatttatattttttcatcaTCTGTTAGCATGGGGTCTGGGACTGTTTTTTGGAAATGCGACTgatgttttgatatatttttcacgttttatgaaaaaaaaattcacttttttgtttccaggattttttgtgtgtgtatccaGAGCTAGAGACTCTGTCCACTTTTCCATGTCTAAAAGTATGGCTGCAAAGCCTGTACCTGATGTAGCCTGATGTACTTATTCAGCAAATTTTTGTGATCATTTTAGTAATCTGTATTGCATATTAATCTACTTTGTATTTTGGTTTATGTTTGATTCATTATTGTTTGTATCTGGTTGGTTGACTAAGGAGGCTCTTTTGGGGTATTCGCTGTACATTATGCATTTtgcttccagaaaacattgtgaTAAAGTAATGTGTTTATATTACAGCAGAAGCAGTACACACTTGCTTAGATTCACCTTATGCACCATGGTCCCTTCAAATGGTCCCTTCATGATTTCTCAAGTcaagattttttatttgtttagagAATGAATTAAAAAGGAGTCTTGCTTGGACTCGCTTAGACATGCAAATTTCCTGTGCTGCTGGAAACACAATTGAAGAAGCTGAAGAGATGCATGTGTTGCGGTGGTAGAACTAATTGCTCTAAATTACCAATCTCTATTTCAAGCACAGTTAGAGTGAGACCACGGCTGGAAATGTAATTCTGTAAAGTGTTGACTGTGTGAGGTTTTCGTCCTGTCATTGGGTTTTAGGTTGTGGTTGTGGTCCAGGCTACCCTTTGTAAATGCATGAGAGGTCCAATTTACAAGTACAACAGACCATCAGTCTTGCATATTGGCTTTATTTGCATGTGTAAAGTAAACGCTAGTAAAATAAATGATGCATTTGCTGAATTACCTCAAATGCTGTACGTTGTTTATTCACAAAGACTGGGTGgctatttgtgtttgtgtattttatgGCCTtgtgaacacaaacacagactcaTGCTGGctaaaacatgaacacatgttacaAGATTAAGATAGAACAGAGACAGGCTGTCCACATAACACTGTCCTGACTTGAGCTAGTATGAGTGAATCATTAAGTGAATGCATGTGCTTTTACATCCACATGCCCAAACTCGAATGAATTTAACATTCTGAGCTTTTTTTTGTGTAATGTGAATCAATAGCTCCCAGTGATTAACTCTTTTTGATGAGCAAACAACTGTTGTTGCTTTATTTACACATTGACAATAGTTTCaaactaaaaaatgaaaatttatcaAGACAAACTGAcaataaaagatttttaaaaagtccAAAGGCTGTTTAGAGTGTGTAATCTGAATATTTGGGAAAGAAGTTTCTGAATTTGGAAATTTATTTGGGAATATATTGACAATTTGAAGAGAGATTTGAGTGGTTGTTAGGCAGCTGTTAAGGTGCTCTGGGTGGCTACTAGGGTGATGCTATGGTgttttaaaggtgatagagaggattttttcatcgactgagaatccaaagactgttactgagtttttgaaatgagcgcatgcgtaagaacaacccccctccttcacaacacatttgaaaggaacgcctcccaaaactcgtaaacactcgtattggaacacgagtgtttaccaccggcattcgctgtgtcgtgttttttggattcatgatgtcggactcaccgcaggtaatttgttactcctgtctcctgacaaaaacattgcatgcggcgcctgtagagtgtggaaagttactggagagagcagccgtgctcgtctctcacaaggaacgtcatggcagtgattgacaagccagagggccaatccgcgcacgtctctcacaaggaacgtcacggcagtgattgacaagccagagggccaatcgtttacgcgatgatcgcgtaaacgattggctgatgtttttaaggccctacctcgtgcacagatgatgtatattaatattattcctttcagtgcacctaataaatagtcttttatcagttagtaaagacagtttcaagtaatattgcaaaaatgtataaaacaaaacatcctctttagcacctttaagtggtAAAAGCAGTTGCACAATGattgctagggtgctctggatggttgctagggcgttgtTATGGGGCTTTAAGTGGTTACAAGCAGTTGCacagtggttgctaaggtgctgtgggtggttgctagggaatTGGTATGTTTTAAGTGGTTTCAAGCAGTTGCACAATGGTCTCTAATGttctctgggtggttgctaactTTCTGCTAGGGCATTGCTCAGAGTTCGGGGCTACAAGCAGTTGCTCAATAGTTGTTCAGGTtctttgggtggttgctagtgtttggctgtggtgtttttaatggtTCCAAGCAGTCGCACAATGGTCGCTAGGGtgctgtgggtggttgctaggacacTGGTATGATGTTTAAACGTGTTTAAAAGCAGTTAAACACAGTTGCACAATGGTTTGCTAAGGTACTCTTGGTGGACAGGGAGTTGCTAAGACTTTTTAAATGCTTActaagggtttttttttgtgactACAAGCGGTTTCtcagtggttgctaaggtgttttgggtggttgctaggtcaATGTGTGGTGGCTAATAGattgatataaacaaaattaatctGTACTTCACCGTCAGACTGTAGAATAAGGTAAACTAACCTCCATACACACAAATCTAGGAAACTGGAACTGCTGCAGACACTGAACGTGGGGAGCCTGAGGGATCTTGCTTTCTTCTGACTAATGACTGCAAAACATTCATCCAAGTGTAAGCAGTTTTTAAGCTAAACATTGCAGAAGCTGTGAAATCATTTCAACAGAAGCTACATGGTTTAGTTGACAAAGTTTTCTCTAAGTGGAAACTCCCTCCATGTAaagtatatatatgtgtgtgtgtgtgtgtgtgtgtgtgtgtgtgtgtgtgtgtgtgtgtgtgtgtgtgtgtgagagagagagagaggaaagagAGCAAAACTAAGCCAAGTCAGTTAGTATTCTGGGTTACACAACGTTCTGCTGAGCTTAACAGAATGGAACAGGAAAACTCGTCTGCCAAATGGagcacacacctacacacatgATCCCTGTGGAGTGTTTTCCATGATAGAAGTTGGAAAACTGTGGTCCTGTCATGATTCATCTCTAGCTCTGCATTaacattgtgtgtgtatgtgtgtgctaCTCTGTCTCTCTCGAGTTCTTGTTACTGCATCAGAGGGAGCTTTGATCTAACTTGCTGTGTGATCTGCCATCcactcacttacacacacacaagagaCAAAAGAACAGATCTAGAGGGAATAAAAAAGCGAATCAGTGTCAATTTATATGCAGGcttgtgttttttgtgtttgaTCCCAATCTAAGAGGGCGATCTGTGGGTAATGGAGTTTTCCATAATTTCTTGAAGCAGGTCTTGTTTTAAGTTTCATTGGTGCATGGATCACTTACTTTCATACTACAGTAAGTACAAGTCACCGAATTAGATGGAATAGAACACTGAAACCTTGTTTCTGTTGGAGAACATTAATGTTTTCCTGCAGCATGGTGGAGGATGAAATTACACGTTGACTGTTGTGAAGGAGTTTCTGTCATGACATTCAGTGTAAATAAGCTAGTAAAATTGGCAGCTACTAGTCTGACCTCTGAATGAAGCCATGCCAACATCTATTCCATCTATTCATATTCCCTGTAGAGCATGTAATCCTAATATAGTGTCgtatattattttatgtggCTGCCATTTTCACTGCATCGCCCCCTGTAATTCACTTCATTACCTGCAGGGGTCATTGTTGCATTTCATGCCATGTcaataaatacaacaaaccCATTTCAGACAGTGTTAGCTATGTAAGCCTGTTTAAAACTATAAATGCAAGAAAGCAAAAgataaaaatgtcacattttgcGATTGTGaagtaccattcaaaagtttggggtcagtaagatgtttttaatgtttttgtctttgtctttttaatgtactgtttttgtcttgtatactcaccaaggctgcatttatttgatacattaaaaataaaaacagtaatattgtgaaatgttattacaatttaaaaacatttttcagcatcattactccagtcttcagtgtcacgtgatccttcagaaatcattctaatatgctgatttggtgctcaaaatatgtcttattattatacaatgttgaaaacagttgtgctgcttaatatttttctggaaaccgagatacatttttttccaggattttttgatgaataggaagttcataaggacagcatttatttgaaatgaaaatcttTTGTTAATTATAAATGTCATTAGTCAGTTTTGTTAAATGTAATGagtccttgctaaataaaaaatattaatttctctaaaaaaaaaaaaaatcttgctgacccCAAATGTTTGAATGATCGTAtacacaattaccttttttattctgAGGCTTCCATAGTTAGCAGACtgaacataaaaatattacaacgtgatatttcaacaaaaaacaaactgtGGTTTGCTTTGTTCTAATATAGTCACACAGAATACAAATGATTCTAATTGAGCTGAATCAGAAATTCTGCGGTCATGCCAACTTTTTCTTGCTTGTGCTGTCCTAAACTGTTTTGCAGGCTCTGGATACTGGCCATACACTGATGATGAAGATGTGCGATACACAGGTGATAACACGCAAGGACATACtatataaaaatgcacatattgATCCCAAAAATCCATTACACAGAACTTCAAATCATCTTCTCCTCAGTAAAACACTCTTACCACATCTTAACACATGAGTGCTGCTGTCAGAACACATACACTCACAACACAGAGGACACTACATCTCTAACTGCCTGCTTAGCTTCAGGCCTCTGATTGCTTCCTCTTCTTCTGTGGCTGTGCTACTTTATCTTTGTTCACGTTTTCTCCATGCATGTCTGGATGATGTCAGTTGTCAAGGTAAGTTTTGATGACCATGTTTTGGTATGACTCAGTGTCTTTCTTCAGTGTGTTTGCGTACGTGCGTGATAACATATGTCTCTTTCTAGGTGTGCCGTGGTGTGCCCCGGTGAAAGTCAAACATGGTCACGTCAGCTGCCAGACACCACGCGGAGAGCGTTAtaagaacgttctgggaacccGGTGCAAGATCCGCTGTAAGACGGGCTACGAGTTGCACGGAAGCAGCGAGATTCTCTGTATGGCCAGCAAACAGTGGTCAGGAAACTACGCCTGCAGAGGTCAACTTTCACAGAACTCAATCATAAGATCATATTGCCTATAAATGCTGATGTGTTAACTCACTTCAATGATTAAGAAGGATTAGTGCATAATCAGTTCTATATTTGAATGCATTTATCAATTGATAAtcataaattatttgtttttttttatttacttttttgtttatttacactaccgttcaaaaatctggggtcagtaagattagcaagaagtctcttatgctcaccaatgctgcatttatttgatcaaaaatatagtaaaaacagtaaaatgagaaaacaatattgtaaaatttaaatgttattaaatttcaaaataatttgttctattttaatatattttaaagtatcttatgctcacaaagaatgcatttatttgatcaaaaatacagaagaaaacagtaatgttgtgaaatatattgcagtatattttacaaataacTTTGTGCTGTGTGATGGCAACGCtaatttttcagcatcattactccaaatcagtatatcagaatgatttctgaaaaatcatttgacactgaagactggtgttCATGTaacttcttattattatcaatgttgaaaactgttgtgctgattaatatttttatggaaactatGAATTCTTTTTTCGGGATCTTTTAATGAAAAGAAAGtgcaaaacaacatttatttaaaaatagaaatgttttgtaaatatctttactttcacttttgatcaattgaatgcatccttgctaaataggtattaatttatttaaaaaaaaaaacaaaaaaataaacttactgaccccaaacctgactttgaatggtaatgtcttttttaaaatcatGATTTCTATATTAATAATTGATAAACATAAAACTGTTTTCAGTTTCCTTTATtatctgtttttattaatgattatttttgatgaccaaactttaaattaattaatcatttatgcCACATGCTGAAAGTCTGattataatttgaatattttatttctcagttgatattttttttgtgttcaatttCTCAAATGACTGATACCTGAATGCATGTTCAGACACAGATTAATACTAGCCACATGTCAGTCAGCAGTTGAATGACACATGGATTTATTTGGATTGACAGCAGTGATTGTCCATTGAAAATCCATTTTCACCAGGGTATGAAATTATGTTTACAGAAGTCCGCTGTCCTAAACTGGCCATGCCATCTAACGGAGGTTTTAAGTGTTCAGACGGGTCCTACTTTAACTCCCGCTGCCAGTTTTTCTGCTCTCCGGGATACACACTCCGTGGAGACCACAGCGCCACCTGCCAAAGCAGCAGAACGTGGAGCGGCGGCAACAGTGTGTGCCTGGGTGAGTAAAACAGTCATTGAGCACtaactaatatttatttatggatTTGGGTTTGTGAAATAGTATTTAGGTGGTGAAGCATGTAAAGGTGTTTTCTGTCTCAGATGTGGATCCTCCAGTTATTAAGTGTCCTAATATAAAGGAGAAGACAGCTGAACCAGGAAAACTCACCGCCAAAGTGACGTGGGACACACCAGAGGGCAAAGACACAGCAGACGGCATCCTAACCGAGTCAGtgtataaaatgtgtttaaaattcAGTTCAGTGGTCTTTATGCAAAAATATTTGACCGCTCAATGCCATTGAGAATCACTGAATTCACATTTAATTTACATCTAATCACTGTCCAGATTCTTGTGTGAAAGACactattttttgttgttattgttctAGTGTTATACTGAAAGGAAAGCCACCAGGCTCGCACTTTCCAGAAGGGAATCATAAATTATCATACACTGTGTTTGACCGCGCTGAGAACAAGGCGACATGCAGGTTTAATGTTCGAGTGAGAGGTAAGTTCTTTAGTTTCTCATGATTTAAAGTAGTAGTTAAAATACAGTCAAGCTATTCTTTAAAACTGTTTAGCTAAAAATGTAGCTACAAAATCTACATTGAAGCATTTTAAGATGGCAAgatctatttaaatatatacactaccattcaaaagtttggggttggtaagattttttaaaatgtttttcaaagaagtctcttatgctcaactaggctgcataaatttgatcaaaaatacaatagtacactattattgtgaaatattactgttaaatgttttctatttgaatacattttaaaatgtaatttattcctgtaatggcaaagctgaatatttcatcatcattacttcagaaatcgttctaatatgctgatttgctgatcAGGTAACATTTCCTATTTTTTACCAATATTAAAAATAGTTGTGCCGATTCTGGAAACcttaatacatatttttcaggattctttgaatacaAAGATCAAATGAACAGcacttatatgtaatataaatctttttttaaattcaaatgtttttagtgtcacttttaatcagtttaatacatccttgctgaataaaagtattaaaggtcctgttttttgtggttttttgaagctttgattgtgtttatagtgtgcaatataacatgtgttcatgtttcgcgtgtaaaaaaaacagtattttcacataatttacttatctgtataccgctgtttccactgtcataaaaacgggctgatgacttccttgttctatgaagtccctccttcagaaatacgtaacgagttctgattgtgccagcggttcctgtgttgtgattcgacagcttagcgcatcttgcctggaaaggtcacgcctcttaccataacgtggagatgcacgcgctcagtgttatcgtaaacatgtctttaattttaccctatcaatttgagccggaatcagatccggtgattggactgcgggatgaaaataacagcctttcgacgacatggcgacaaacacactctacaaacgcaactcttgtgtatt is a window of Megalobrama amblycephala isolate DHTTF-2021 linkage group LG6, ASM1881202v1, whole genome shotgun sequence DNA encoding:
- the srpx gene encoding sushi repeat-containing protein SRPX isoform X2, producing MDTWMCVYMIVGLQLSGSFAYDGVPWCAPVKVKHGHVSCQTPRGERYKNVLGTRCKIRCKTGYELHGSSEILCMASKQWSGNYACREVRCPKLAMPSNGGFKCSDGSYFNSRCQFFCSPGYTLRGDHSATCQSSRTWSGGNSVCLDVDPPVIKCPNIKEKTAEPGKLTAKVTWDTPEGKDTADGILTDVILKGKPPGSHFPEGNHKLSYTVFDRAENKATCRFNVRVRVRRCTPLSVPDNGWMKCDSAGDNYGATCEFRCLGGYELKGSAARVCQFNMEWSGLETSCAPMNINVGVRSAAALLDQFYEKRRILIISAPSAANHYYRFQMTNLQHAQCGLDLRHVTVIELVGVYPAQIGRIRHRLIPPGLALQLRLLLQLSQNSFSMVLLDKQGVDKQRYTFPITAAEIFTTIDTFPLRTEEAILQKEAGQSC
- the srpx gene encoding sushi repeat-containing protein SRPX isoform X1; this encodes MDTWMCVYMIVGLQLSGSFAYDGSGYWPYTDDEDVRYTGVPWCAPVKVKHGHVSCQTPRGERYKNVLGTRCKIRCKTGYELHGSSEILCMASKQWSGNYACREVRCPKLAMPSNGGFKCSDGSYFNSRCQFFCSPGYTLRGDHSATCQSSRTWSGGNSVCLDVDPPVIKCPNIKEKTAEPGKLTAKVTWDTPEGKDTADGILTDVILKGKPPGSHFPEGNHKLSYTVFDRAENKATCRFNVRVRVRRCTPLSVPDNGWMKCDSAGDNYGATCEFRCLGGYELKGSAARVCQFNMEWSGLETSCAPMNINVGVRSAAALLDQFYEKRRILIISAPSAANHYYRFQMTNLQHAQCGLDLRHVTVIELVGVYPAQIGRIRHRLIPPGLALQLRLLLQLSQNSFSMVLLDKQGVDKQRYTFPITAAEIFTTIDTFPLRTEEAILQKEAGQSC